Below is a window of Impatiens glandulifera chromosome 2, dImpGla2.1, whole genome shotgun sequence DNA.
AGTGATGAAATAAAACACCTATTAATTTCCTCATGATCCTTAAGAAACAGTGAAGGATCTGATGATGAAGAACCAATACccatatcttcttcttctctcctTATCTGTGTTCTAAAAAGTTTTTCCTCAGCATCTTTCAAGAAGTTGAATTTTGGGGGTGGAGAAGACTTGATTCTCCTGATTTCAACATCATTTGATGACTCAAACAGAGGATTGAACCCATTATTTGAGGATAATGGGGTTAGAGGAGGAGTGAAGTAAGCTGTTGGTGATGCGAGAGGGGTCAGATATGGAGGAGTAGTTTCAATTGTCAAAACCAAATCACTGAATCTTCTACTTAATGAACCTCCATCTTCTGATTCTAAATCCTCCTTTGTCTCCTCTACAATGGTGAAGAGAAACCTTGGTGGAACAGAGAGGGTACTATGCtgatcatcttcatcatcatcatcgtcgtcTTCTTCTC
It encodes the following:
- the LOC124927044 gene encoding uncharacterized protein LOC124927044 — translated: MSSLSTVGFALSLVFGFLFLALIAELYYLLWWKKRIINSVDVKLDDCINNNNNSPRRRRDGELMYMSSSCWTKPSFLVSKALDPQRLCSSAIMADTQVYEPQSLSYPNQNNIWFREEDDDDDDEDDQHSTLSVPPRFLFTIVEETKEDLESEDGGSLSRRFSDLVLTIETTPPYLTPLASPTAYFTPPLTPLSSNNGFNPLFESSNDVEIRRIKSSPPPKFNFLKDAEEKLFRTQIRREEEDMGIGSSSSDPSLFLKDHEEINRCFISSLVVSRRVQFHGSSSQVLPV